One Bradyrhizobium sp. ISRA464 genomic window carries:
- a CDS encoding VOC family protein has translation MATQVKPVPEGFHTITPYLVVDGAEKIIRFMKEAFGAQPVFEPMMRPDGKIMHAEFKIGNSIVMIADSSERAQATSTMLYLYVPNVDAVYQMALKAGATSLMEPADQFYGDRSGGVKDPAGNHWHIGTHIEDVPPTELKKRAANFMKQQHKAA, from the coding sequence ATGGCAACACAGGTGAAGCCGGTTCCCGAGGGATTCCACACCATCACCCCCTACCTCGTCGTCGATGGCGCGGAGAAAATCATCCGCTTCATGAAAGAGGCGTTCGGAGCGCAACCGGTATTCGAGCCGATGATGCGCCCCGACGGCAAGATCATGCATGCGGAGTTCAAAATAGGAAACTCCATCGTGATGATTGCCGACTCCTCGGAGCGTGCACAGGCTACGTCCACCATGCTGTATCTCTACGTGCCCAACGTCGATGCGGTCTATCAGATGGCGCTCAAGGCCGGCGCCACATCGTTGATGGAACCCGCGGACCAATTCTATGGGGACCGCAGCGGCGGCGTGAAGGACCCGGCCGGCAACCACTGGCACATCGGCACACACATCGAGGACGTGCCGCCGACCGAACTCAAGAAGCGCGCGGCGAACTTCATGAAGCAACAACACAAGGCGGCCTAG
- a CDS encoding cupin domain-containing protein → MKQGQPVKDASHLYEVERRAQHAARPGFRITELQLSPTQKVPWHSHSNISDTFYVLEGQMRLFLQEPKEEVNLKPGEVYAVRPTRPHLVTNAGTTSLTFLILQGVGEYDYVPLAAS, encoded by the coding sequence ATGAAGCAAGGACAGCCGGTCAAGGATGCCAGCCATCTCTACGAAGTCGAGCGCCGCGCCCAGCACGCCGCCCGCCCCGGCTTTCGCATCACTGAGTTGCAACTCTCGCCGACGCAGAAGGTGCCGTGGCACAGCCACAGCAATATCTCCGACACCTTCTACGTTCTGGAAGGCCAGATGCGGCTGTTCCTGCAGGAGCCCAAGGAGGAAGTGAATTTGAAGCCCGGCGAGGTCTATGCCGTCAGGCCGACCCGCCCTCACCTCGTGACCAATGCCGGCACCACGTCGCTCACCTTCCTGATCCTGCAAGGCGTCGGCGAATACGATTACGTGCCGCTGGCGGCGAGCTAG